Proteins encoded together in one Rhipicephalus sanguineus isolate Rsan-2018 chromosome 9, BIME_Rsan_1.4, whole genome shotgun sequence window:
- the LOC119405615 gene encoding uncharacterized protein LOC119405615, whose protein sequence is MDGTTSDRPTIGAEGIATVQIHLPSFWPQNPAAWFTHVEAIFALRRITSQQAKYCYAASALSTEVVAEFHDLVCTPHKTTPYDHFKTTVLQRKSVSVRRRLQQLLNEEELGDRRPSELLRRMQQLLSGCKLDVNSPLLRELFFQRLPQNVVLALATAPDDLPLDKLAEQADRVADYAVGGTVATASSVPLSQLEDRQSRLEQLIDDLAETVNALRPPSRPRRRDRDYRPRLSPRSSSRSGPRRRVYCWYHSNFGASARQCRPPCSWQGNVPQSH, encoded by the coding sequence ATGGACGGGACCACAAGCGACAGACCGACGATCGGCGCAGAGGGCATCGCCACGGTGCAGATTCACCTGCCGTCGTTTTGGCCCCAGAATCCTGCAGCCTGGTTCACGCACGTGGAGGCCATCTTTGCCCTTCGGCGCATTACCTCGCAACAAGCGAAGTATTGCTACGCTGCCTCCGCGCTCTCAACGGAAGTGGTTGCAGAGTTTCACGACCTTGTGTGCACGCCCCATAAAACCACACCTTATGACCactttaaaacgacggtgctgcaaCGCAAGTCTGTGTCTGTGCGCAGGCGTCTCCAGCAGCTTCTCAACGAAGAGGAGCTCGGCGACCGGCGACCGTCAGAACTGCTACGTCGCATGCAGCAGCTTCTCAGTGGCTGTAAGTTGGATGTAAACAGCCCGCTGCTGCGAGAACTGTTTTTCCAGCGCCTGCCACAGAATGTAGTCCTTGCCTTGGCTACCGCACCTGACGACCTGCCCCTCGACAAGCTGGCGGAGCAGGCCGATCGCGTGGCTGACTATGCAGTAGGAGGTACTGTGGCTACTGCATCTAGCGTTCCGTTGTCGCAACTCGAGGACCGGCAGTCTCGCCTGGAGCAACTGATCGACGACCTCGCCGAGACTGTTAATGCCCTACGGCCACCGTCTCGCCCCCGTCGACGAGACCGCGATTACCGTCCCAGATTGTCTCCAAGGTCTAGCTCCCGTTCCGGTCCTCGTCGACGCGTCTACTGCTGGTATCACAGCAACTTCGGTGCCAGCGCGCGTCAGTGTCGTCCTCCTTGCAGCTGGCAGGGAAACGTACCGCAGAGCCACTGA